The following are from one region of the Deferrivibrio essentukiensis genome:
- a CDS encoding GTP-binding protein, which yields MKFLTISGPPSSGKTSVILKTIDALKEKGYRAGVVKFDCLLTDDDKLYMSKNIPVKKGLSGALCPDHFFVSNIEACVEWGMENNLEFLISESAGLCNRCSPHIKDILAVCVIDNLSGVNTPKKIGPMLKSADIVIITKGDIVSQAEREVFASRVKNVNPSATIMHVNGITGQGAYEFASLIEDTNEIETLKGKKLRFSMPSALCSYCLGETRIGESYQMGNVRKMEM from the coding sequence ATGAAATTTTTAACTATTTCAGGGCCCCCATCTTCCGGGAAGACATCAGTAATTTTAAAGACAATAGATGCATTGAAAGAAAAGGGGTATAGGGCAGGTGTGGTCAAATTTGACTGTTTGTTGACTGACGATGATAAGCTTTATATGTCAAAAAATATCCCTGTTAAAAAAGGTCTGTCCGGTGCATTGTGCCCTGACCACTTTTTTGTAAGTAACATTGAAGCTTGCGTTGAGTGGGGGATGGAAAATAATCTTGAATTTTTGATAAGTGAAAGTGCAGGGCTTTGCAACAGATGTTCTCCGCATATTAAGGATATATTGGCTGTATGTGTAATTGATAATTTAAGCGGCGTAAATACACCTAAAAAAATTGGCCCGATGTTAAAATCTGCAGACATAGTGATTATTACAAAGGGTGATATTGTTAGTCAGGCAGAAAGGGAAGTTTTTGCAAGCAGAGTAAAAAATGTAAATCCGAGTGCTACAATTATGCACGTAAATGGTATCACAGGGCAGGGTGCTTATGAGTTTGCAAGCCTTATAGAAGATACAAATGAAATAGAGACTTTGAAAGGTAAGAAATTAAGATTTTCGATGCCTTCAGCACTTTGTTCATATTGTCTTGGTGAGACAAGGATAGGGGAGTCCTATCAGATGGGCAATGTAAGAAAGATGGAGATGTAG
- a CDS encoding ATP-binding cassette domain-containing protein: MSTILKEPISKIIIEKPYLSDFFESYGITVDKDDERDLDTFFNELSEDLLEDVGTTLSDLKKAFKEYLSAMEEVLENDFQVEEITIIGGFNKSNEPENFELTIKKGDVVCIVGPTGSGKSRLLADIEWMAQGDTPTKRKVLINGEKPKKEWRFSTEHKLVAQLSQNMNFVMDLTVEEFVTLHAESRFIQDVEEKVNRIIEEANKLAGEEFTKDTPVTALSGGQSRSLMIADTAFLSKSPIILIDEIENAGIDRKKALELLVKEEKIVLMATHDPILALMGDKRLIIKNGGVAKIIESSEEEKAILPELKALDNKLLELRNRLRNGEVLK, translated from the coding sequence ATGAGTACGATATTAAAAGAGCCTATTTCAAAGATTATAATTGAAAAACCATACCTGTCAGACTTTTTTGAGTCTTACGGAATAACTGTTGATAAAGACGATGAGAGAGATTTGGATACCTTTTTCAATGAGTTGAGCGAAGATTTACTTGAGGATGTAGGTACAACTCTTTCAGATTTGAAAAAGGCATTTAAGGAATATTTGTCGGCGATGGAAGAGGTGCTTGAAAATGATTTTCAGGTAGAAGAGATAACTATTATCGGAGGGTTTAATAAGTCAAATGAGCCTGAAAATTTTGAGCTTACTATCAAAAAAGGTGATGTTGTTTGTATAGTAGGCCCCACAGGGTCAGGAAAAAGCAGACTTTTGGCAGATATTGAGTGGATGGCTCAGGGGGATACCCCTACTAAAAGAAAAGTATTAATAAATGGTGAAAAGCCTAAAAAAGAGTGGCGATTTTCTACTGAACACAAGCTTGTGGCTCAACTTTCTCAAAATATGAATTTTGTAATGGATTTGACTGTTGAAGAGTTTGTTACTCTTCACGCAGAAAGCAGATTTATTCAAGATGTTGAGGAAAAGGTTAACAGAATCATAGAAGAGGCAAACAAACTTGCAGGGGAAGAGTTTACAAAGGACACCCCTGTAACTGCACTTAGTGGTGGTCAGTCAAGGTCATTAATGATTGCGGATACTGCCTTTTTGAGTAAATCCCCCATAATTTTAATTGATGAAATAGAAAATGCCGGTATTGACAGAAAAAAGGCCTTAGAGCTCTTGGTAAAAGAGGAGAAAATTGTCCTTATGGCTACTCACGACCCTATCTTGGCACTGATGGGTGACAAAAGGCTGATTATTAAAAATGGCGGGGTTGCCAAGATAATTGAATCGAGTGAAGAGGAGAAGGCAATTTTGCCGGAGCTTAAAGCACTTGATAACAAGCTTTTGGAATTAAGAAACAGATTGAGAAATGGTGAAGTTTTAAAATAA
- a CDS encoding nitrous oxide-stimulated promoter family protein, whose amino-acid sequence MALSKEKRIKKDAKILRKFVYVYCKKNHPDREKNSDGYCDECFEVLNYALKRDEKCPLDPKPKCKDCKIHCYKPEMRQKIKEIMKFSGIYFIKRGRLDWVFHYFF is encoded by the coding sequence ATGGCACTTTCCAAAGAAAAAAGAATTAAGAAAGATGCTAAAATTTTAAGAAAATTTGTGTATGTATATTGCAAAAAAAATCATCCAGATAGAGAAAAAAACTCTGACGGTTATTGTGATGAATGCTTTGAAGTTTTAAACTATGCACTCAAGAGGGATGAAAAATGCCCTCTTGACCCAAAACCCAAATGTAAAGATTGTAAAATCCACTGTTACAAACCTGAAATGCGCCAAAAAATCAAAGAAATTATGAAATTTAGCGGTATCTATTTTATCAAAAGGGGCAGACTTGATTGGGTATTTCATTATTTCTTTTGA
- a CDS encoding Crp/Fnr family transcriptional regulator, whose product MDKKSALKMFVNCFLGNSDEETFKLLENISTLVKKDKKEIFFFEDQEGENIYFLASGLIKLYKTNDEGKEAIIHFVRPGELFAEILLYLRNRYPVTAEAVENCTALSINSKKLFQLIRENPDISMKLTGMMAQRIKYFLNMIENLTLSDARNRLLRYLTVLADKNKDNKVILPASKGDIAILLGIAPETFSRLLKKLTEENIIKVNGKEIELLGN is encoded by the coding sequence ATGGATAAAAAAAGTGCGCTAAAAATGTTTGTAAACTGCTTTTTGGGAAACTCTGACGAAGAGACATTTAAACTACTTGAAAACATTTCAACACTTGTTAAAAAAGATAAAAAAGAGATATTTTTCTTTGAAGATCAGGAAGGGGAAAACATTTACTTTCTTGCTTCAGGCCTTATAAAACTATACAAAACAAACGATGAGGGGAAAGAGGCGATAATCCATTTTGTCAGGCCCGGAGAATTATTTGCTGAAATTTTACTTTATCTTAGAAACAGATATCCCGTGACAGCCGAAGCCGTAGAAAATTGTACCGCACTTAGCATAAATTCCAAAAAACTTTTCCAGTTGATTAGAGAAAATCCTGATATTTCGATGAAGCTAACCGGAATGATGGCCCAAAGGATAAAATATTTTTTGAATATGATAGAAAATCTTACTCTAAGCGATGCAAGAAACAGACTTTTGCGATATTTAACTGTACTGGCTGATAAAAATAAAGATAATAAGGTGATACTGCCTGCAAGCAAAGGGGATATAGCAATCCTTTTGGGGATAGCCCCTGAGACATTTTCAAGACTCTTAAAAAAACTTACCGAAGAAAATATTATAAAAGTAAATGGAAAAGAGATTGAGCTTTTAGGAAATTAG
- a CDS encoding UvrD-helicase domain-containing protein: MLKPSLCTQASAGSGKTYRLASRYIHLLKLIFKGNIKDNFPEILNPDSIGSIVALTFTNKAAAEMKDRIILFLKKLADIYPDKDFDKNSFGIKENEAANLLVDIIKNYGDFNVTTLDSFMNKILKAFAIEKKIMPDYEVFFESDEIFELAFGDVVSNPDNFIQLLDFLIKLLDLGQSGVNPEKIIFDGLSKYKDIDIPENLLLFENLCEKLEFDNKNFAEIQSEIETNLLENFRYFQELFSEHADIFNKTNIKKFKKSDINEMIQQLGRYEEILTEGSLVSLYKGGGFLDEAKEKEFISRLTESVDLLKKYMLLKSSFETDVVARQLKRLRDKEEEIKHISNIVDGQKVAKDVSEILSENDISYAFLKLGEKISHYLIDEFQDTSKEQFDAIFPLIENAVSEGGTLFIVGDKKQAIYGWRGGDYTIFDEALKSDSLRLEEEFTDTNYRSAKNIVNFNNFTFNTSNLLNANLLGIFEDDLGKDFKILMMDAIEGIYGASEQKYKNENDGYLEIILQNVADNDESEDFYRDEFVDTLKKVINDYKVPPSDIMILLRKKGDIDLVVSWMREYFEELPFVTEDSMRVSSNFEIKKLLFIANVMTMPENQDFDKIFSELKVDKETFDNIKSEIAFLSPYEIFCKIISADILNYNDNKVYFERFLEEVLKISDKHKTLEDVLEYFNKKKDITISLNENIEAVKIMTIHKSKGLESHTVIIPFYDWKLYDKGKLKDAYHAVNIEEFTGEPDYLLIKLTKARDFLKDGRDKYFEKFKNEIVENLNLMYVANTRARENLFVIGQYKKDIQENRYGRQISASDLLHMILENSEYGCKSEKTCNERYIVGEMKKCSKIKYEEKPVEDDKVEINANFRGHLKIYEKETYLNFEKKERLKGELFHLGMSFLSKVDFEKDLKAMINDAYFRAVNLMRYSDEDVKPLMMKAVLDLRKYFEDIDAFWNEKEFVDRYGNIMRLDRVVKIGREITVIDYKTGEKDLSHELQMRRYMKIFDNCRGIIYYSDTGEIFDVV, encoded by the coding sequence ATGCTTAAACCAAGTCTTTGCACGCAGGCGTCTGCAGGCTCAGGCAAGACATATAGGCTTGCATCTCGATATATTCACCTGCTTAAACTGATTTTTAAGGGGAATATTAAGGACAATTTCCCTGAAATTCTTAACCCCGATTCTATCGGCTCAATAGTTGCCCTTACATTCACAAATAAGGCTGCTGCTGAGATGAAAGACAGAATCATTCTTTTTTTAAAGAAACTTGCAGATATTTATCCTGACAAAGATTTTGATAAAAATAGTTTTGGTATAAAAGAAAATGAAGCAGCAAATCTACTCGTGGATATAATAAAAAATTACGGTGATTTTAATGTCACTACCCTTGATTCTTTTATGAATAAAATATTAAAAGCTTTTGCAATAGAAAAAAAGATTATGCCCGATTATGAGGTATTTTTTGAATCGGATGAAATTTTTGAGCTTGCCTTTGGAGATGTGGTTTCTAATCCCGATAACTTTATACAGCTTCTCGATTTTTTAATCAAACTTCTTGATTTGGGGCAATCCGGCGTAAATCCGGAGAAGATTATATTTGATGGGCTTAGTAAATACAAAGATATCGATATTCCTGAAAATCTGCTACTTTTTGAAAATCTATGTGAAAAGCTTGAGTTTGATAATAAAAACTTTGCTGAAATACAGTCTGAAATTGAAACTAATCTGCTTGAAAATTTTAGGTATTTTCAGGAGTTGTTTTCTGAGCATGCAGATATTTTTAATAAGACAAATATAAAAAAGTTTAAAAAATCTGACATTAATGAAATGATACAACAGCTTGGTAGATATGAAGAAATATTAACTGAAGGTTCCCTTGTCAGCCTTTATAAAGGAGGCGGTTTTCTAGATGAGGCTAAAGAGAAAGAATTTATTTCAAGACTAACTGAAAGTGTGGATTTGCTTAAGAAATATATGCTTTTGAAGAGCAGTTTTGAGACAGATGTAGTGGCACGGCAGCTGAAAAGGTTAAGGGATAAAGAGGAAGAGATTAAACATATCTCAAATATCGTAGATGGGCAGAAGGTTGCAAAGGATGTGAGTGAGATTTTAAGCGAAAACGATATCTCTTATGCCTTTTTGAAATTGGGGGAGAAGATTTCTCACTACCTTATTGATGAATTTCAAGACACATCTAAAGAGCAGTTTGATGCGATTTTCCCTCTTATCGAAAATGCAGTATCTGAAGGGGGGACACTATTTATCGTAGGGGATAAAAAGCAGGCCATTTACGGCTGGAGAGGCGGAGATTATACAATATTTGACGAAGCTCTCAAGAGCGATAGTCTTAGATTAGAGGAAGAATTTACTGACACAAATTATCGCTCCGCAAAAAATATTGTAAATTTTAACAATTTTACATTTAACACTTCAAATCTTTTAAATGCAAACTTGCTGGGGATTTTTGAAGATGATTTGGGAAAGGATTTTAAAATTTTGATGATGGATGCAATAGAAGGTATTTACGGGGCTTCAGAGCAAAAGTATAAAAATGAAAATGATGGTTATCTGGAAATTATTTTGCAAAATGTGGCTGATAATGACGAGTCAGAAGATTTTTATCGAGATGAATTTGTTGATACCCTTAAAAAAGTAATTAATGATTACAAGGTGCCCCCATCAGATATAATGATTCTTTTAAGAAAAAAGGGTGATATAGACTTGGTTGTTTCCTGGATGAGGGAATATTTTGAAGAGCTTCCCTTTGTGACGGAAGATTCAATGAGAGTATCATCTAATTTTGAAATTAAAAAATTGCTCTTTATCGCAAATGTCATGACTATGCCCGAAAATCAGGATTTTGATAAAATATTCAGTGAATTAAAAGTAGATAAAGAGACGTTTGATAATATAAAAAGTGAGATTGCATTTTTATCCCCTTATGAAATTTTTTGCAAAATTATTTCTGCCGATATTCTTAATTATAATGACAATAAAGTTTATTTTGAAAGATTCTTAGAGGAAGTTTTAAAAATCTCTGATAAACATAAAACTTTGGAAGATGTATTAGAATATTTTAATAAAAAGAAGGATATTACAATAAGTCTCAACGAAAATATAGAAGCTGTTAAAATAATGACAATTCACAAGTCGAAGGGGCTTGAAAGTCACACTGTCATAATCCCTTTTTACGATTGGAAACTTTACGATAAAGGGAAGTTAAAAGATGCATATCATGCCGTAAATATTGAAGAGTTTACAGGTGAGCCTGATTATTTGCTGATAAAGCTTACTAAGGCGAGGGATTTTTTAAAAGATGGTAGAGATAAGTATTTTGAAAAGTTTAAAAATGAAATCGTTGAAAATTTAAATCTTATGTATGTTGCAAATACAAGAGCGAGGGAAAATCTTTTTGTTATTGGGCAGTATAAAAAGGATATTCAGGAAAATAGATACGGCAGACAAATATCGGCTTCCGATTTACTGCATATGATACTTGAAAATTCGGAATATGGTTGCAAGTCTGAGAAAACTTGTAATGAAAGATATATTGTAGGCGAAATGAAAAAATGCTCTAAAATTAAATATGAAGAAAAACCTGTGGAAGATGATAAAGTTGAGATAAATGCAAATTTTAGAGGGCATCTTAAAATATATGAAAAGGAAACATATCTTAATTTTGAAAAAAAGGAGAGACTAAAAGGTGAGCTGTTTCACTTGGGGATGTCTTTTCTTAGCAAAGTAGATTTTGAAAAAGATTTAAAAGCAATGATAAATGATGCTTATTTTAGAGCAGTGAATTTAATGAGATATTCAGATGAAGATGTCAAACCGTTAATGATGAAGGCTGTGTTAGACTTGAGGAAATATTTTGAAGATATAGATGCCTTTTGGAATGAAAAAGAGTTTGTGGACAGATATGGAAATATTATGCGTCTTGACCGTGTAGTAAAAATAGGTAGAGAGATTACCGTAATTGATTATAAAACAGGGGAAAAAGATTTAAGCCATGAGCTTCAGATGAGAAGGTATATGAAGATTTTTGATAACTGTAGAGGAATAATTTACTATTCAGATACTGGGGAGATATTTGATGTCGTTTAA
- a CDS encoding PD-(D/E)XK nuclease family protein, which translates to MSFKLYKVDLSINFVNFISKRLKGLAKNYGKVVFISANKRPIRFVEKSIDIDTSLKTEFYTIEEFARTVVTNYSDNLPIFHTKIEREIYFLDLIKGDENLNKRIGLDDAGLLSWAKRLSRLFDEIDRQLLENKIKNFQYIEALPEAVSILENLKDLYVKYRKENENITYGGDIFRRAAKLTSEESFRQNYTGAIFIFTGLVYLSNSEVEIIKNIDEFADIDFYVQTDLMDRERGVERFETFKVVDNLSKRLGKSVKNLDIEEIKPDSYTPSKIHFFQFTDTHNEAKKAVTLIEDKYKSFKNKYDSSNLAVILPDSKTLFPLLSYLENIEDLSLNISLGMPLKSTEVGVFVETLFMLLVDIKRKESIGVANSADSKTLLRFLNSSLLSLFKEQIINDINWIKNEIVKSEASVFQLDSNRAVFKKLLAPFLQTKNLIQLEEAFKNLFDNLDESKLRQETAKLSFQILQYFYFEVINNFRLIDKDRFGDLPFFYKLLSEIINDIIIPYEGHPLQGIQIMGMLEARLLTFENIVITDVNEGVLPSGDKIDPLLPESVKIELGLTSFKEKEMLMRYNFFRLIYSAKNTYILFKSGATGSDKFIRSRFVEQLLLIKEKNEKREIKIDSVPFSIPRLNKIENYIPKGEVESKFIDSIKHFSPSALNSYMKCPYSYYLKYIKAVPDRVRFDRDFEADTLGSIVHKYFEIHFGKVLGKILDEKLLDNVEYKILEDIKRLPEFLYEDRDNRIKNFLGRLTEFQIEGLKIILERRVKDYFKNIKSAGEIFKILETEKDIVNFGLKLKGRIDRVDELRDGRIRVIDYKTGSGKNTPYTRKVAKLIEMFDDIKDIYDDKNLTLVRDSLNSAQLPCYILLARECYEKDIISEIHYIGKKDRDFREVLTDENIDDYKKLIDYIMSHMKMTDKIYALPKEDICKFCEYESFCKFSV; encoded by the coding sequence ATGTCGTTTAAGCTTTACAAGGTTGATTTGAGTATAAATTTTGTAAATTTTATATCTAAAAGGCTAAAGGGATTGGCGAAAAATTATGGCAAAGTTGTATTTATCTCTGCCAATAAAAGACCTATCAGATTTGTAGAAAAAAGTATTGATATTGATACTTCTTTAAAAACGGAATTTTATACAATAGAAGAGTTTGCAAGGACAGTGGTGACAAACTATTCTGATAATTTGCCTATTTTCCACACAAAAATTGAAAGGGAAATATATTTTCTCGATTTGATAAAAGGGGATGAAAATCTCAATAAAAGAATTGGGCTTGATGATGCAGGCCTTTTATCCTGGGCAAAGAGACTTTCAAGGCTATTTGATGAAATAGACAGGCAGCTTTTGGAAAACAAGATAAAAAATTTTCAGTATATAGAAGCTTTGCCTGAAGCTGTAAGTATCTTAGAAAATCTTAAAGATTTGTATGTGAAATACAGAAAAGAAAATGAAAATATTACCTATGGTGGTGACATTTTCAGGCGGGCTGCCAAACTTACGTCCGAAGAAAGTTTCAGACAAAATTATACCGGGGCAATTTTTATCTTTACAGGGTTAGTTTACCTTTCAAACTCGGAAGTTGAAATAATTAAAAATATTGATGAGTTTGCAGATATAGATTTTTATGTGCAAACGGATTTGATGGATAGAGAAAGAGGGGTTGAGAGGTTTGAGACGTTTAAAGTGGTAGATAATCTTAGTAAAAGGCTTGGTAAATCAGTCAAAAACCTTGATATAGAAGAGATAAAGCCTGACTCTTATACCCCTTCAAAAATTCATTTCTTTCAGTTTACTGATACTCATAATGAAGCAAAAAAGGCTGTAACACTAATTGAAGATAAATATAAATCTTTTAAAAATAAATATGACAGCAGTAATTTGGCAGTAATCCTTCCGGATTCAAAAACCCTTTTCCCGTTGCTATCTTATTTGGAAAATATAGAAGATTTGAGCCTTAATATATCTTTGGGTATGCCATTGAAAAGCACGGAAGTGGGGGTATTTGTAGAAACACTTTTTATGCTTTTGGTTGATATTAAAAGAAAGGAAAGCATAGGTGTAGCAAATTCTGCTGATTCCAAAACTCTATTGAGATTTTTAAATTCAAGCCTTCTATCCCTTTTTAAAGAGCAAATTATTAACGATATTAATTGGATTAAAAATGAAATTGTCAAAAGTGAGGCTTCTGTTTTTCAACTTGATTCAAATAGAGCTGTTTTTAAAAAACTTTTAGCCCCTTTTTTACAAACTAAAAATTTAATACAATTAGAAGAAGCATTTAAAAATCTATTTGATAACCTCGATGAAAGCAAATTGAGGCAGGAGACGGCAAAATTAAGTTTTCAAATTTTGCAGTACTTTTATTTTGAGGTAATAAATAATTTCAGATTGATTGACAAAGACAGATTTGGAGATTTGCCATTTTTTTATAAGCTGTTGAGTGAGATAATTAATGACATAATTATCCCATATGAGGGGCATCCGCTTCAGGGCATTCAGATAATGGGGATGCTTGAGGCGAGACTATTGACTTTTGAAAATATCGTAATTACTGACGTTAATGAAGGTGTACTGCCTTCAGGTGATAAAATTGACCCCCTTTTGCCTGAATCGGTGAAGATAGAGCTTGGTCTTACCTCTTTTAAAGAAAAAGAGATGTTGATGAGATACAATTTTTTCAGGCTCATCTATTCTGCAAAAAATACCTATATCCTTTTTAAATCAGGGGCAACAGGGAGTGATAAATTTATCCGTAGCAGGTTTGTAGAGCAGCTTTTGCTGATTAAAGAGAAAAATGAAAAAAGGGAGATTAAAATTGATTCTGTGCCCTTTTCTATACCGAGATTGAATAAGATTGAAAATTACATACCAAAAGGGGAAGTAGAGTCAAAATTTATTGACAGTATAAAACATTTTTCACCTTCTGCATTAAATAGTTATATGAAATGCCCTTATTCTTATTATTTAAAATATATCAAGGCTGTGCCTGATAGGGTAAGGTTTGACAGAGATTTTGAGGCAGATACCCTCGGCAGTATCGTTCATAAATATTTTGAGATACACTTTGGAAAAGTTTTAGGCAAAATCTTGGATGAAAAATTGCTTGATAATGTAGAGTATAAAATTTTAGAAGATATAAAGAGGCTACCTGAATTTTTATATGAAGATAGGGACAATAGAATAAAAAACTTTTTAGGAAGGCTGACAGAGTTTCAAATTGAAGGGTTGAAGATTATATTGGAAAGAAGAGTAAAAGATTACTTTAAAAATATTAAAAGTGCTGGAGAAATATTTAAGATATTGGAGACAGAAAAGGATATTGTCAATTTTGGTTTAAAATTAAAGGGGAGAATTGACAGGGTGGATGAGCTTAGGGATGGAAGGATAAGAGTGATTGATTACAAGACAGGCTCAGGGAAAAATACCCCTTATACAAGAAAAGTGGCAAAATTAATTGAAATGTTTGATGATATTAAAGATATATATGATGATAAAAACCTTACCCTTGTGAGAGACAGTCTTAACTCAGCACAGTTGCCATGCTATATTTTACTTGCAAGGGAATGTTACGAAAAAGATATTATTTCTGAAATTCATTATATCGGGAAGAAAGATAGGGATTTTAGAGAAGTGCTGACAGATGAAAATATTGATGATTATAAAAAATTAATAGATTATATAATGAGCCATATGAAAATGACAGATAAGATTTATGCCCTGCCAAAAGAAGATATTTGTAAATTTTGTGAGTATGA